In bacterium, the genomic window CGTAAAGTGGAAACCGGTGGAGGACACTACGGAATTTTGCTAGACGGAAGAAAAAAACCTTTACCGCTGATTTTTGGACAGTCGTCTTCCCAAAAAGCAATGTTGAAATGGGAAGAAGCAATTGAAAAAGTGGAGCTGATCAAATGATCAATCCCACTATCTTGCGTATCGGGTCGAGTTCTTATGATCTGGTCAGAAAATTTCCCGGAAAGGGTAAGGCCAGTGTTAAAGTTGGGGACAGTGTGGCCGCAGCTGATATCGTGGCCCATTGCGAAGTTTCGGCGGGACAAAGACTAGTAAAAGTGGCACACAGTTTGGGAGTGGGCGCGCGCGAGGTAGAAAAATATTTGATCCGTTCGGTAGGAGACAGAATTTACCAGGGGGAAGTGATTGCCCGTAGAACTGGAGTACTTGGCTTGGGTAAAAAAGAGGTCAAGTCGCCAGCCGATGGTTTGATTTTTGGTGTCGATGTCAACGGAGACTTGATCATCAAATTCATGCCGACTTCGATTCGCCTCGCAGCCGGAGCAAGTGGTAAAGTGACTGATGTGTCCGAAGACGGTGTGACGATTTCAACTAATGTGACTGAAGTTGCCGCCCCGATCGCTTCCGGAAAAGAACGGGACGGAGCGCTAAAGGTGGTTGGTTCCCACAATGATTTTCTTTTGCCTCAGCACATTGATGCTTCGGCGAGTGGAAAAATTATCGTCGGTGGAGCCCTAGTCGAGCGGGCGACGATCGAAAAAGCACTGACTGTAGGTGTGCACGGTATCGTTGTCGGAGGAATAAACTACCGTGATTTTTTAAGCCTTGGTGTTGGTAGTGATGTCGGTTTGACGGTTTTAGTTACTTGCGGCTACGGGGCCTTTCCAATGGGGGAGGATATTCACGATAAGCTCAAAGCCCTCGAGGGTTATTTTGCTTTTATTTCTGGAGAAAAGGCTAAACTGGTAATCCCCGATCTTAATGCCAAAACAACCAAAGCCAATCAACCTAGTGTGGAGAGCTGGAAGAAGCTTGGTGTCGGGGATAAAGTTAGGGTTCTCCATGAAAAAGAAGAAAAACTCCTCGGCAAAGTTTTGGAGTTGAAAGAAAACCAAGTGCTTCCTTCGACCGTGATCGCCGAAACTGCTCTTGTTGAGTTGACTGACGGAAAAAAGGTTGAAGTGGCAGCAGCCAATTTGCAAATTGTTTTTAGCTAAAAATGAAAGAAAAAATCAAAAGCCTAATAGTTAAACATTACGTTCAAGCGGTTGGGGCCCTGGTACTTTTTGCTCTTGGAGTTTGGATCGGGCAAAACTTTGACATCAACGTCGGCCAAAAAACTACCCGTGGTGAGTTCAAACCCCTGATCAGTCTCAGCAATCGTCAAACTCCGACAAATACTACGGTCAGTTTCAACCAGTTTTGGGAAGTTTGGGATCATCTAACCAGTGAGTACCTGAACAAAAATGATATTGACCAACAAAAACTTCTTTACGGAGCAATCTCAGGTTTGGTTGAAGCGGCTGGAGATCCCTACACTGTTTACCTTGACCCAGAGTCCAACAAAGACTTTGATTCGCAGCTCAACGGTACTTTTGAGGGGGTGGGGATTGAGATTGGTTCCAAGGACGGCAAACTTGTCGTCATCTCACCAATTGAAGGCACACCAGCGATGGAAGCTGGGGTACTGGCGGGGGATATCATCACCAAAATTGACGGTAAGGACGCTTCCAGCCTGTCACTAGTAGAGGCAGTCAAAACTATTCGTGGGCAAGCGGGCACCCCCGTCCATTTTGTTTTTTCACGAGCCGGGAAACTAGTTAACAAGACCATCACTCGTACCAAAATCACCATCAAGAGTGTTGAGTTTGCCAACAAAGGAGAGGAAGTTGCTGTGATCCGGATTAATCGCTTCGGAGACTCAACTCAGGAAGAGTGGGACAGTGCGGTGAACAAATTTACTTCGGGGAAGTTCCAAAAACTTATTCTCGATCTGCGCAACAATCCTGGTGGCAGACTGGATACTGCCATTTACATTGCCAATGAGTTTGTCGCAGCCGGAACTAGTGTAGTTTTGGAAGAAGACTCGGGTGGAAACAGACAGGAATTTAAAGGTGAGCGTAACGGGCGCCTGCAAGAGATTACCCCAGTAGTTTTGCTCAATAAAGGCAGTGCCTCAGCTTCTGAAATTGTCGCCGGAGCCCTAAGAGACTTGAAAGGTGCACCTCTGCTCGGGGAAACCAGCTATGGAAAAGGGACGGTCCAAAAAGTTGAAGATTTGGAGGCAGGTGCAGCTCTACATATCACTATCGCTAAATGGCTTACCCCCAAAGGAATTTGGGTTCATGGTAAAGGGCTCAAGCCCGATACCGAAGTTAAACTAACCGCCAAAGACATCAAAGCAAACAAAGATCCCCAACTAGAGGCAGCCCTCAAACTGCTAAAATAAGATTTCTCCCAGTTTGACAAAAAGAGGCTTCTCCTGTTAAATTTCTAATATGTTTTCCAGCCTGAACCAGAAGAAGCAAAAGATTTCCAACTAAGTTGGCGGTCTTGTTGTGCCTTGGTTTAAGCTTTCTCCCCAAACAAATTTCCAGATAAACAAAGACATTATTAGGCTAGCCAAGAGGTAGTTAGTCTGGTGAAGGGAGGAGTTAGCTTGACTTCTGGTTGGGCAAAGGCTAATATCAGCCTCAATTCGTTAAGTGCGGAAGAAAGAGAGGACGAAATGAATAAGGAGATTCTCGCTGGTATTCAAGAGCGTGGGTTGAACTTGCTTGATGAGATGAGACAGCACCTCGCGAACAAGTATCCTGGCCTGCCTATCCCCCCGATTGTTGAAGAAGTGGTCATCGACACTACCACCCAAGGACCAGCGATCGTTGGTGTTTACGACCATTTCCTAGCCCTACAGGAACTGGAGGAAATGCCGATTGCCTTGTTGAGAGCCAGT contains:
- a CDS encoding S41 family peptidase — its product is MKEKIKSLIVKHYVQAVGALVLFALGVWIGQNFDINVGQKTTRGEFKPLISLSNRQTPTNTTVSFNQFWEVWDHLTSEYLNKNDIDQQKLLYGAISGLVEAAGDPYTVYLDPESNKDFDSQLNGTFEGVGIEIGSKDGKLVVISPIEGTPAMEAGVLAGDIITKIDGKDASSLSLVEAVKTIRGQAGTPVHFVFSRAGKLVNKTITRTKITIKSVEFANKGEEVAVIRINRFGDSTQEEWDSAVNKFTSGKFQKLILDLRNNPGGRLDTAIYIANEFVAAGTSVVLEEDSGGNRQEFKGERNGRLQEITPVVLLNKGSASASEIVAGALRDLKGAPLLGETSYGKGTVQKVEDLEAGAALHITIAKWLTPKGIWVHGKGLKPDTEVKLTAKDIKANKDPQLEAALKLLK